The Trichoderma atroviride chromosome 5, complete sequence genome contains a region encoding:
- a CDS encoding uncharacterized protein (EggNog:ENOG41~TransMembrane:3 (o15-36i48-68o74-96i)), translating to MFPRLNHVLVVALKSSAPVTTAVSLLAGVVSHHLVFRPFEIDGYAWQLFFTYLITIFVLIIGNVYFAGYSVVLALARSLLIAAAYNAGVVTSILVYRAFFHPLKRFPGPFLAKVSRFYAMNHAAKQVQAYKDIQNLHAEYGDIVRVGPRELSINRPSAIKVIYEHPTRTTRSPWYAQVSNDVTKISLNSTRILKVHKLRKKAWERGFGFRALAVYAPRVKAKVDLLLSKIAEHGGRPIDMTEYAMFFGFDVMGDIGFSKDFYMLESGSEHPAIKGVHDSMLAIGVLGTAPWLLSMISKVPGAAAGFSRFTAWCHQQLQEKRKVVAHEAAMFKDRDPQDVISWLIKAFNEGDSSAPPGEMAMQEDARLLIITGSDTTSAVITNALYFLAKNPDSYRRLQAAVEEQSPPGINDWKYEKIIPYVDYVIQETLRLKPSVPGGLPRVAPPQGLMIDDDFIPGGTVISVPTYTIQRDPRFWTDAHDFRPERWEDLSTEKAPWIPFTRGQWACPGRNFAMMELRMVISRIALEYNIAIAEEDLGERFDKEVKDTFTLTLPPLRLAFSPK from the exons ATGTTTCCAAGGCTTAACCATGTATTAGTTGTAGCCCTGAAGTCCTCAGCTCCAGTAACAACAGCTGTATCGCTATTGGCTGGCGTTGTTTCCCACCATCTAGTTTTCCGACCGTTTGAGATTGATGGCTATGCTTGGCAGCTATTCTTTACATATCTCATCACAATTTTCGTCTTGATCATTGGCAATGTATACTTTGCTGGCTATAGCGTTGTTCTGGCATTGGCTCGCAGTTTACTCATCGCAGCTGCGTACAATGCAGGAGTTGTAACCAGTATTCTCGTCTATAGAGCCTTTTTTCATCCTCTAAAACGGTTTCCAGGACCATTTTTGGCTAAAGTTTCTCGATTCTATGCCATGAATCATGCGGCAAAGCAGGTACAAGCTTACAAAGACATCCAAAATCTCCATGCAGAATATGGGGATATTGTTCGAGTTG GCCCCCGCGAACTATCCATCAACCGGCCGTCTGCTATCAAGGTCATCTACGAACACCCCACACGAACAACAAGATCGCCTTGGTACGCACAGGTATCGAATGACGTAACCAAGATATCTCTAAACTCGACTCGGATTCTGAAGGTGCACAAACTTCGTAAGAAGGCTTGGGAGAGGGGATTTGGCTTTCGAG CCCTGGCTGTCTATGCACCACGGGTAAAAGCCAAGGTAGATCTTTTGCTATCGAAAATTGCGGAACACGGTGGTCGCCCAATTGACATGACTGAATATGCCATGTTTTTCGGATTTGATGTCATGGGAGATATTG GATTTTCCAAAGACTTCTATATGCTCGAATCCGGGAGCGAGCACCCGGCCATCAAAGGCGTTCATGATAGCATGCTGGCTATTGGCGTTCTGGGAACAGCGCCATGGTTATTGTCTATGATCTCGAAAGTGCCAGGAGCGGCAGCGGGCTTTTCTCGATTCACCGCATGGTGCCACCAGCAACTTCAGGAGAAGCGTAAG GTTGTGGCGCATGAAGCGGCAATGTTTAAAGACCGAGATCCGCAAGATGTCATTTCTTGGCTGATCAAAGCGTTCAATGAAGGCGATTCGTCAGCCCCTCCTGGCGAGATGGCTATGCAAGAGGATGCTCGTCTCTTGATTATTACTGGAAG CGATACAACAAGTGCCGTTATAACTAATGC GCTTTATTTTCTCGCGAAAAACCCCGATAGCTATCGACGACTTCAAGCAGCAGTCGAAGAGCAATCTCCGCCAGGCATCAATGACTGGAAGTATGAGAAAATTATCCCTTATGTAGACTATGTCATTCAGGAGACACTGCGACTCAAGCCTTCAGTTCCAGGAGGCCTACCTCGAGTAGCGCCTCCACAGGGTCTGATGATTGACGACGACTTTATTCCGGGCGGCACAGTTATTTCGGTCCCGACTTACACAATACAGCGAGACCCGCGTTTCTGGACAGACGCGCACGACTTTAGACCGGAAAGATGGGAAGATCTGTCTACTGAAAAGGCTCCGTGGATTCCATTTACTCGAGGCCAATGGGCTTGTCCGGGCAGAAATTTCGCCATGATGGAGCTTCGGATGGTCATTAGCCGGATCGCACTGGAGTATAATATTGCGATTGCTGAAGAGGATCTCGGAGAGAGGTTTGACAAGGAGGTCAAGGATACCTTTACTTTGACTCTTCCACCACTACGGCTGGCTTTTAGCCCTAAATAA
- a CDS encoding uncharacterized protein (EggNog:ENOG41~SECRETED:SignalP(1-20)), which yields MKMTPFWASIALLRVLPVLAQTTTTPTPTATSAAPSCTASLVTSLCSYPTPGPDFAVASAGKASCWNYCNAHPPCSFVIFAAGNPYTGTGTCWVYPGESFDASAGSSDCANPYLSVYDQPVCRGGTPTSGDCAATASPSAVASVCGYPTPPDDCFSTCSASEGASDCLSQCAKADSCSYVVFNPHNPDNSPYASGSCWMYSNGTYDAGAATTCSGPPEQFVYKNACPKPSPSSSSAPARSSTGAAGTESTATGTVGSGTAVVANAALASTTSKTSASTALRFTNPLAIYVAGLLWQAIA from the coding sequence ATGAAGATGACTCCTTTCTGGGCGTCAATCGCCCTACTGCGCGTTCTCCCAGTCCTCGCTCAAACAACCACAACCCCAACCCCAACTGCCACCTCTGCAGCACCGAGCTGCACAGCTTCCCTCGTCACCAGTCTCTGCAGCTATCCAACACCAGGCCCCGATTTCGCCGTTGCCAGCGCCGGCAAAGCCTCCTGCTGGAACTATTGCAATGCCCACCCTCCCTGCAGCTTTGTCATCTTCGCCGCCGGCAACCCTTACACGGGCACAGGCACCTGCTGGGTGTACCCCGGTGAAAGCTTCGATGCGAGCGCCGGCAGCTCTGACTGCGCCAACCCCTATCTGTCTGTCTACGACCAGCCCGTGTGCCGCGGTGGCACGCCTACCTCGGGCGATTGTGCAGCGACTGCATCGCCCTCTGCTGTCGCCTCGGTTTGCGGGTATCCGACACCGCCTGATGATTGTTTCAGCACTTGTAGTGCTAGTGAAGGCGCATCGGACTGCCTAAGCCAATGTGCAAAGGCCGATTCCTGCAGTTACGTCGTGTTTAATCCGCATAACCCAGACAACTCACCCTACGCTTCGGGCTCTTGTTGGATGTATTCGAATGGTACCTAcgacgctggagctgcgaCTACTTGCAGTGGTCCGCCTGAGCAGTTTGTGTATAAGAACGCGTGTCCTAAGCCATCGCcttcctcatcatctgctccagcACGATCTAGcactggagctgctggaactGAAAGTACTGCAACTGGAACTGTTGGTTCTGGGACTGCAGTCGTCGCTAATGCAGCGTTGGCTTCTACTACTAGTAAAACTTCGGCCTCTACTGCCCTCCGGTTCACTAACCCGCTCGCCATATATGTGGCTGGATTGCTATGGCAGGCTATTGCATAA
- a CDS encoding uncharacterized protein (TransMembrane:1 (o6-24i)) has protein sequence MSGLEIVALVPSIISAWCAVAVEYRSWRKRRAKRTSERKNTMLQTHLQSIAPMLNSQFQEHFRRGGGAFQRGDEIGISGLKDQLIHAQRIEIDLLRSQRDNPSDVIHPNHDSIFGESSTGRDQTMAILSQQYQRLSQAQPIQQMPLFASSSQGQVDVSQANNSGAIVLSNVGFSGNSPILMDRKRLQVDAYGVADFQSCTSSGGPCQPGRYKIICNFGMTEVHVRGILMNGSVTEATFNGVMPYPNSRVFSYVPGTANTPVLKGFEGCFTISPEAGNVVAFELWWMGQ, from the exons ATGTCTGGACTCGAAATCGTGGCTCTCGTGCCCAGCATCATTTCCGCGTGGTGTGCTGTCGCTGTGGAGTACAGATCGTGGCGCAAACGGAGGGCGAAGCGGACGAGCGAACGCAAGAATACCATGTTACAGACTCATCTACAGAGCATTGCTCCGATGTTAAACAGCCAGTTCCAAGAACACTTCCGGCGAGGAGGTGGCGCATTCCAACGGGGCGACG AGATAGGAATATCTGGTTTAAAAGATCAGTTAATCCACGCCCAGAGGATAGAGATTGATCTCCTGAGGAGCCAACGAGACAATCCCAGCGATGTGATTCATCCTAACCATGATTCTATCTTCGGAGAGTCTAGCACTGGGCGCGATCAGACCATGGCAATTCTTTCCCAGCAATACCAACGCCTATCGCAAGCGCAACCGATTCAGCAAATGCCACTATtcgcatcatcttctcaagGTCAAGTGGATGTGTCACAAGCAAATAATTCCGGAGCCATAGTGTTATCCAACGTTGGTTTTTCCGGAAATTCACCGATTCTCATGGACAGAAAGCGTCTCCAGGTGGATGCCTATGGAGTTGCCGATTTCCAGAGCTGCACGAGTTCTGGTGGACCCTGCCAACCCGGCCGCTACAAGATAATATGCAACTTTGGAATGACTGAGGTACATGTGCGAGGCATTCTCATGAATGGCTCTGTTACGGAAGCCACCTTCAATGGTGTTAT GCCGTATCCAAATAGTCGGGTGTTTTCGTACGTCCCTGGTACCGCAAATACACCTGTACTTAAGGGATTTGAAGGTTGTTTCACTATTTCTCCGGAGGCAGGTAATGTTGTCGCGTTTGAGCTGTGGTGGATGGGACAATGA
- a CDS encoding uncharacterized protein (EggNog:ENOG41), producing MNSAADDIVSLFRAHVAALAKQDWATITARLHPELTRNHRPQTAEQYVSQAKEGFKALPDLHVTLDQVFADKRNSFVFGRLILRGTLKQEFMGIKPSGRPFEFSELTFYEYKDSKVVRILTATDKESIKDQVESLPRTPFDTGYGYEHPEQLTGLKEKFIKFIECVTKDNAKESVLEYSATEVLFNGVQKVKAEEIIQQNLALQDALTELKVEVDGLVVDEEHQRIGSAYFVTGRVAKPYKGFLPGQMFQQYNYVIHFINGDGKLGAMISVVESEKAIE from the coding sequence ATGAACAGCGCCGCAGATGACATTGTCTCTCTATTCCGCGCCCACGTAGCGGCTCTCGCTAAGCAAGACTGGGCCACAATCACGGCCAGGCTTCACCCAGAGCTTACGCGGAATCATCGGCCTCAGACCGCCGAGCAGTATGTCAGTCAAGCAAAGGAAGGATTCAAGGCCCTTCCTGATCTACATGTCACGCTGGACCAGGTATTTGCCGATAAACGCAACAGCTTCGTGTTTGGTCGCCTAATCCTGCGCGGCACCCTCAAGCAAGAGTTCATGGGGATCAAGCCCTCTGGACGCCCCTTCGAATTCTCAGAACTCACATTTTATGAGTACAAGGATAGTAAAGTTGTGCGAATTCTGACGGCTACGGATAAAGAGTCGATAAAGGATCAAGTCGAAAGCCTTCCTCGGACGCCATTCGATACAGGATACGGCTATGAACATCCTGAGCAATTAACCGGGCTGAAGgagaaatttataaaatttatcGAATGCGTAACCAAAGACAATGCCAAGGAATCTGTCCTGGAATATAGTGCTACAGAAGTCTTGTTTAATGGCGTACAGAAGGTCAAGGCAGAGGAAATAATTCAACAGAATCTTGCCTTACAAGACGCTCTCACAGAGTTGAAAGTGGAAGTTGACGGGCTGGTTGTTGACGAAGAACACCAGCGGATTGGCTCTGCTTATTTCGTCACTGGACGGGTGGCCAAGCCCTACAAAGGCTTTTTGCCAGGCCAAATGTTTCAACAATACAATTACGTTATCCATTTCATTAATGGAGATGGGAAACTCGGGGCGATGATATCAGTAGTAGAAAGCGAGAAGGCCATTGAATGA
- a CDS encoding uncharacterized protein (EggNog:ENOG41~TransMembrane:7 (o34-55i76-101o121-142i154-176o196-220i232-252o264-290i)) produces MSGNRAPWFSSVGEEDGVAGPTTLPMIEVEFPPITSSGLDVVILSVVLPLLATAWTGLRIWTRRLRGISLLFLEDILCYISLLAFWGVSISYICMVVLGGAGYHMHQLQLIPTGRYLKASFASQLLYAISLGFAKNSIVAMLKRIFFAQSYAWIANLIMGLNVVWMLQTILTSFLVCQPVNVNWDPTVQGHCGNGRVAYALFSIFDIITDVAIVILPLRLLARLQMEKIYKIALIGVFAFGLVTVVCTAIRLRSYFVLDIKDLTFSGITVMVTGVIQLCVAIIVATAPLLRPVLDRTIGRWLPLSIARSSPHSPSDGPAPMGGSQANKPANASLQNGIHTRSRLSPGGNKMFQRITESEEHLNWELGVMNSDKGKTSTHVGSDGEINGEIEIAPMGHIMITRSTEITEHQRGP; encoded by the exons ATGTCAGGCAACCGGGCCCCATGGTTTAGCAGCGTGGGCGAGGAGGACGGTGTAGCGGGGCCGACCACATTACCAATGATTGAAGTTGAATTCCCACCCATCACAAGTTCCGGCTTGGACGTTGTTATTCTCAGTGTggtgctgcctctgcttgcAACGGCATGGACAGGATTGAGAATATGGACCCGACGCTTGAGAGGGATTTCATTACTTTTCTTAGAGGATATTCTCTGCTATATTAGCCTG CTGGCATTTTGGGGCGTGAGCATCAGCTATATCTGCA TGGTCGTTCTCGggggtgctggatatcaTATGCACCAGCTTCAACTCATACCTACCGGACGATACTTGAAAGCTAGTTTCGCATCTCAGTTACTATATGCTATCAGCTTGGGTTTTGCTAAGAATAGTATCGTGGCTATGCTTAAGCGCATCTTCTTTGCCCAATCTTATGCATGGATCGCGAACCTTATCATGGGGCTCAATGTTGTCTGGATGCTTCAAACCATCCTAACTTCTTTCCTCGTATGTCAACCCGTTAATGTGAACTGGGATCCAACTGTACAAGGCCACTGTGGCAACGGGAGGGTAGCCTATGCGTTATTCAGTATCTTCGATATTATCACAGATGTGGCTATTGTTATCCTACCCCTTCGATTGCTTGCGCGTCtgcagatggagaagataTACAAGATTGCCCTAATAggcgtctttgcctttggtCTTGT GACTGTCGTATGCACAGCTATTCGCCTTCGCTCTTACTTCGTTCTTGACATAAAAGATCTCACCTTCTCTGGGATCACAGTTATGGTTACTGGTGTTATCCAACTCTGCGTCGCTATTATAGTTGCAACTGCACCTCTCCTCCGTCCTGTATTAGACCGTACTATCGGCCGTTGGTTGCCCCTCTCTATTGCAAGAAGCTCACCACATTCGCCTTCTGATGGCCCTGCCCCTATGGGTGGCTCTCAGGCCAACAAACCTGCAAATGCCAGCCTACAAAACGGCATTCATACCCGCTCGAGACTTTCACCTGGAGGGAATAAGATGTTTCAGAGAATCACAGAGAGTGAGGAACATTTGAATTGGGAGTTGGGCGTAATGAATTCTGATAAGGGGAAAACGTCAACGCATGTGGGTTCAGACGGCGAGATCAACGGTGAAATAGAGATAGCACCAATGGGACATATTATGATAACACGATCTACAGAAATTACAGAGCATCAGCGAGGTCCATGA
- a CDS encoding uncharacterized protein (EggNog:ENOG41), protein MTDADETLDAGPTIAIRVTQCLASFQDCLLRVSSIYPREFSIVEDQAARLSTWAASIEVFAPRRASIDHRLRYAPEVQNVITGLLESLDYRIRACSDVLNLLGKFAASDARNSANERLEQCFVDIATEISRLNKTSKTIRGASNEAQALKVRDFQITDDDGNSVETLLLGYFENHIGSRFPNINKIIQQRLARAMLLRLKLILYRRYHKVNTSIQPQTAIPKASITLSAARPSVPSAHRDPKRDNCLTAIIAANTITFPQIRSAITFPPDNFKKASSSPFVISARKTAALGNHEALIFPPAPGLAAKLRYKELENKRKFDYNIALRLGTAKYYAESERNKLLKSDLQAIGVITCPYCLYAFPAQEMFDEQNWQNHVKNDLDPYVCLFENCEDADLLYNHRDEWLSHLHQHSKHWRCSSHRELSPFSTREEYIRHIREAHNTKLSDTQLRILAKRNTRKAVRLFSSCPMCAKDAAKVDGHLEDHIAEHLRSLALKSLPSYQEEIPDGAGGEKDTIGSSRPQSRSTISSWMDDEDILKSRTKHVRKKHPNTISSMANLMTIPEDVKAAAVNGKKVMPLFDRYSADSPTSDTGNGNSLRSLLHYSENITRFLADSSQRCPTSLSSIQTQEEAIVAGEARMSQNLRAFDLQFGRDKSGT, encoded by the exons ATGACAGATGCGGACGAGACTCTAGACGCGGGGCCGACTATTGCCATCCGTGTCACCCAGTGCTTGGCATCTTTCCAAGATTGTCTCCTCCGGGTATCTTCTATATATCCTAGGGAATTCTCAATAGTAGAAGACCAAGCTGCGAGGTTATCTACATGGGCTGCGAGCATCGAGGTCTTTGCTCCTAGGCGAGCGTCCATAGATCATCGCTTGCGATACGCGCCGGAAGTGCAGAATGTTATCACCGGTCTGCTGGAATCTCTAGACTACCGCATCCGTGCTT GCTCGGATGTCCTTAATTTGCTGGGCAAATTCGCGGCATCGGATGCTCGGAATTCTGCAAACGAACGGCTCGAACAGTGTTTTGTAGACATCGCGACTGAGATCAGCCGCCTCAACAAGACTTCGAAAACAATCCGCGGAGCCAGCAATGAAGCCCAGGCTCTCAAAGTAAGAGATTTTCAGATCACAGACGACGATGGCAATAGTGTGGAGACTCTCCTACTCGGTTATTTCGAAAACCACATTGGCTCTCGGTTTCCCAATATTAACAAAATAATCCAACAGAGACTTGCTCGCGCAATGCTCCTTCGACTAAAACTAATCCTATACAGGAGATATCACAAAGTGAATACTTCTATCCAGCCGCAGACAGCAATTCCCAAGGCTTCCATCACATTATCAGCTGCTCGGCCAAGTGTACCCTCTGCGCATCGCGATCCGAAACGGGATAATTGTCTAACTGCCATCATAGCAGCGAACACAATTACATTCCCACAGATTCGAAGTGCCATAACTTTCCCCCCCGACAACTTCAAGAAAGCCTCTTCAAGCCCTTTCGTTATTTCAGCACGCAAGACGGCCGCCTTAGGTAATCATGAGGCACTCATATTCCCACCTGCTCCTGGTCTCGCTGCAAAACTGAGGTACAAAGAGCTCGAGAACAAACGTAAATTTGATTACAATATTGCTCTAAGGCTTGGGACGGCAAAATATTACGCTGAGTCAGAACGCAATAAGTTGCTGAAATCAGACCTCCAAGCAATAGGAGTGATTACTTGTCCTTATTGCCTGTATGCGTTCCCAGCCCAAGAGATGTTCGATGAGCAAAATTGGCA AAATCACGTCAAAAATGACCTGGACCCTTATGTGTGCCTCTTTGAGAATTGCGAGGATGCAGACCTGCTCTATAACCACCGTGATGAATGGCTCAGCCATTTGCATCAGCACAGCAAGCACTGGCGCTGCTCCTCTCACCGCGAGCTGAGTCCATTTTCTACCCGCGAAGAGTACATCAGACACATACGGGAAGCCCACAATACCAAACTCAGCGACACCCAGCTCCGCATCTTAGCGAAGAGGAACACCCGCAAGGCGGTGAGGCTGTTTTCATCGTGCCCAATGTGCGCCAAAGATGCGGCCAAGGTTGATGGTCATCTGGAGGACCACATCGCCGAGCACCTAAGATCCCTAGCCCTCAAGTCTCTTCCAAGCTACCAAGAGGAGATACCAGACGGCGCTGGAGGTGAGAAGGATACCATTGGATCTTCAAGGCCACAAAGCAGAAGTACGATTAGTAGTTGgatggacgacgaagacatACTTAAATCTAGAACGAAACACGTCAGAAAGAAGCACCCAAATACGATCAGTAGCATGGCGAATCTCATGACTATTCCAGAAGATGTTAAGGCCGCGGCAGTAAATGGCAAGAAAGTTATGCCATTATTTGACCGATACAGCGCTGACAGTCCGACCTCGGATACTGGTAATGGCAATTCTCTGAGATCCCTTCTACATTACTCGGAGAACATCACCCGCTTCCTGGCTGACAGCAGTCAACGCTGTCCAACTAGCCTTAGCTCTATTCAGACACAAGAAGAGGCCATCGTAGCAGGAGAGGCTCGCATGTCTCAAAATCTAAGAGCTTTTGATTTGCAGTTTGGCCGCGATAAATCCGGAACCTAA
- a CDS encoding uncharacterized protein (EggNog:ENOG41) — MATSSDPEDESCNSDLLLKSSQSVMEMAHIARINDANEENRVFYSHLASHCIRLRDYSVRIRQTSTRINGELVKQALVHLNSIVSESCLQHLPSNPATLEFRLGMLNVYWSEARKQSSETRFEFVSQWLTPGEQRGEVDKALESCADELDKQHPDQASKKSADKFPSLDVIEPSYAICKAAQSIFDALLDCKGCSCPSQHEFGVKLELGTYRRPNKKVNQKPPIKSVRNRIRDFRGDDHAAGDLDFDMFLSMERDWHEIRVQTFKDPGVCSTFPGELASPRVSSTEDRDGRVERLCRPIIKTRTKALQRLVLKLTSGQLFEMRFEKSNFLIDKTANPISLLQCFEDRHDFFTEKTKRILSLIIGSTILHLTGTSWLQPGWGSANIKFFQTTSYKTPLRPFMQTRLPKASPAGATNFRVVMNSGDVDDETSDDLDLGHRCLVMVALAVALIEVYFAKPFKQLAELHNVPLVEVPSGRITLIDVDLVFNGDEELGKEGWRSHIPEDSPLLKAIDNCLDGELWEDEQGGPLDSETLRSRIYQHVVRLLELHLIQGFSQIPLDGVDEYARDLDFGRWGQVITSQELPPADRTHFHVAIICALPREVDAVTLLFDQFWDEERDLYGRADGDVNTYITGRIGDHNVVLALFPGMGTNNAAAATASLRSSYTSLRLAILVGLCGGVPRIANLDAFLGDVVVSKTIIQYDYGRRYPGRFTVKNTVEDSLGRPNRDIRGLLAVFETELMRKRLQKEASEHLKHLQKTAGIQRRRAHYSYPGTAEDRLYSPAYAHKHRTSCDLCTTSDAFCESASEASCTVAGCSSTNLVVREHTVEEANFSPEIFIGRVGSGNTVMKSGEDRDRIASTHNIIAFETEGAGAWDEIPCIVVKGICDYADSHNNEAWQDFAAATSAAVAKAILGRYIVRDGDRVFSPG; from the coding sequence ATGGCCACTTCCTCTGATCCCGAGGACGAGAGCTGCAATTCCGACTTGCTCCTGAAATCGTCCCAGTCAGTCATGGAGATGGCGCATATCGCTCGAATCAACGATGCCAACGAAGAAAACAGGGTCTTCTACAGTCACCTAGCGTCCCATTGTATCAGATTAAGAGACTACTCGGTGCGCATACGGCAGACCTCGACTCGAATAAACGGTGAACTTGTTAAGCAAGCTTTGGTCCACCTCAATTCCATCGTCTCGGAGAGCTGTCTCCAGCATTTGCCGTCAAACCCCGCCACGTTGGAATTTCGTCTAGGGATGCTCAACGTTTACTGGAGTGAGGCACGAAAGCAGTCTAGCGAGACGAGATTCGAGTTTGTTAGCCAATGGTTGACACCTGGGGAGCAACGAGGCGAAGTGGATAAAGCGCTGGAAAGCTGTGCAGACGAACTCGACAAACAACATCCAGATCAGGCTTCCAAGAAATCGGCAGACAAGTTCCCATCCCTAGACGTGATTGAACCATCATATGCCATCTGCAAGGCGGCCCAGTCGATCTTTGATGCATTGTTAGACTGCAAGGGATGCTCTTGTCCCAGCCAGCATGAGTTTGGGGTGAAACTCGAACTGGGCACGTACCGGAGGCCCAATAAGAAAGTCAACCAGAAGCCACCCATCAAATCTGTTCGAAATCGCATCCGAGACTTTCGTGGCGATGACCATGCAGCTGGGGATCTTGATTTTGACATGTTTCTCTCCATGGAGCGGGATTGGCACGAGATTCGCGTCCAGACCTTCAAAGATCCGGGGGTTTGCTCTACTTTTCCAGGTGAGTTGGCCTCACCTCGTGTAAGCAGCACTGAGGATAGAGACGGAAGGGTGGAGAGGCTATGCAGACCAATTATAAAGACGAGAACGAAGGCCTTGCAACGCCTTGTGCTGAAGCTCACCAGTGGCCAACTTTTTGAGATGAGATTTGAGAAGAGCAATTTTCTGATAGACAAGACCGCCAATCCAATATCTCTCTTGCAATGTTTTGAAGATCGACACGACTTCTTCACAGAAAAAACGAAGCGAATCCTTTCTCTAATCATCGGCTCTACAATTCTGCACCTGACCGGCACTTCCTGGCTCCAGCCAGGGTGGGGGTCGGCAAATATCAAGTTCTTCCAGACAACTTCGTACAAGACTCCGTTGCGGCCTTTCATGCAAACTCGGCTACCCAAAGCCAGTCCCGCCGGCGCAACTAATTTTCGAGTCGTCATGAATAGTGGGGACGTCGATGATGAGACATCGGACGATCTGGATTTAGGGCATCGCTGCCTGGTAATGGTTGCTCTAGCCGTGGCCCTCATAGAGGTGTATTTCGCTAAACCATTCAAACAATTGGCAGAATTGCACAATGTTCCACTAGTCGAGGTTCCCAGCGGCCGCATAACCCTCATCGACGTGGACCTGGTGTTCAATGGTGATGAGGAACTTGGCAAGGAGGGATGGCGATCCCACATTCCCGAAGactctcctcttctcaaggccattgacaaCTGCTTGGATGGTGAATTGTGGGAGGACGAACAAGGCGGGCCCCTTGACAGTGAGACGCTCAGGTCGCGGATATATCAGCATGTAGTTCGACTACTGGAGCTTCACCTAATCCAAGGCTTCAGCCAGATACCGCTAGACGGCGTTGACGAATATGCCAGAGATCTAGATTTTGGGAGGTGGGGTCAGGTCATAACCAGCCAGGAGCTACCTCCTGCCGACCGCACACACTTCCATGTTGCCATCATTTGCGCTTTGCCTCGAGAAGTCGATGCCGTCACCCTGCTTTTCGACCAATTCTGGGACGAGGAGCGTGATCTTTACGGCCGAGCTGATGGCGACGTGAATACCTATATCACAGGTCGCATTGGAGATCACAACGTTGTTCTTGCCCTCTTCCCTGGCATGGGAACAAATaatgcggctgctgcaactgCTAGCTTGCGATCGAGCTATACCAGCCTTAGGCTCGCTATCCTTGTCGGTCTCTGTGGGGGAGTACCTCGCATCGCCAACCTTGATGCATTTCTAGGTGATGTAGTAGTGAGCAAGACTATCATCCAGTATGACTATGGCAGGCGATATCCTGGACGATTTACAGTGAAGAATACCGTCGAAGACAGCCTCGGGCGCCCCAACAGGGACATTCGGGGCCTGCTTGCTGTTTTTGAAACGGAATTGATGAGAAAGCGGCTACAAAAGGAGGCTTCAGAGCACTTGAAACATTTGCAAAAGACAGCTGGAATACAGCGACGGCGAGCACATTATAGTTATCCTGGGACTGCCGAAGATAGGCTATATTCCCCGGCATATGCTCACAAGCATCGGACATCGTGTGACTTGTGTACTACTTCAGACGCCTTCTGTGAGTCAGCTTCTGAGGCGTCGTGTACCGTGGCGGGATGCAGTTCAACCAACCTGGTTGTAAGAGAACATACAGTCGAAGAGGCCAATTTCAGCCCAGAGATTTTCATCGGCCGAGTGGGGTCAGGGAACACCGTTATGAAGAGCGGGGAAGACCGTGATAGAATCGCCAGCACACACAACATTATTGCCTTCGAAACGGAAGGCGCTGGAGCCTGGGATGAAATTCCGTGTATCGTTGTAAAGGGCATCTGTGATTATGCAGATAGCCATAACAATGAAGCCTGGCAAGACTTTGCGGCAGCCACTTCTGCAGCAGTCGCGAAGGCTATTCTTGGGCGGTATATCGTCCGCGATGGGGATCGGGTTTTTAGCCCGGGTTGA